The Acidobacteriota bacterium region CTGACCAGATTGCGCGTGAATTCATCGCCGCGTTCAACGAACAAAATGTCGACAAGATGTTGTCGATGACAACCAAGGACGTCAAATGGTTCACCGTGTCCGGCGCCGCGATCTCGACTGAAACGGCAGACAGCGACGAACTTCGGGCATTTATGACCGGTTACTTCAAGTCGTGCCCGACGTGCCGTTCGAAAGTTACGAAGGTCAATGCCGCGGGTTCGCGCGTGACGATGACCGAAACCGCGACCTGGACATCCGAGAAAGGCCCGCAGTCGAACGACAGTTTCGCGGTCTATGAATTTGAGAACAATTTGATCGCCCGTGTCTATTATTACGAAAAGCCGTCGGCGAACGGTTACGATGCCAAGCTTGCGAAAAAGGTCGGCGCCGACGAGCGCGGGATGAAGATGTTCGTTTTTGTCCTCTTGAAATCGGGCTCGAAGACGTTTGAAAAGGATGAACGCGCGAAGTTGATCGCGGGACATATGGAAAATATCGGGCGTCTCGCCAAAGCCGGCAAACTCGTTCTTGCAGGCCCGTTCGGCGAGAATGACGCGATCCGCGGACTTTATGTCTTCGACGTTCGGACAAAGGAAGAGGCGCAAAAGCTGGTCGTTACCGATCCGGCGGTTGCGGCCGGGCTTTTCGATTTCGAATTTCGGTTATGGTACGGATCGGCGGCGTTGCTCGAGCTAAACCGCATTCACACGTCGATCGAGAAAAAATAACCTGGAGGACAATATGAAGTTCCTAAAAATCCTGGGCGCAATCGTGCTGCTTCTGATCGCCGCGCTTGCTGCGCTGGTGTTCCTGACGAAGACCGATTACAAGGTTGAACGCGAAGTGACGATCAACAAACCGCGCGCCGAGGTCTTCTCGTACGCGAAGATGCTCAAGAATCAAAACGATTGGGGGCCGTGGGTCAAACAGGATCCGAGCATCAAGCTCAATTACAAAGGCAACGACGGCGAGCCCGGATTCACCTCTTCCTGGGAAAGCAATATGGAAAACGTCGGCGTCGGCGAGCAGGAGATCAAGAAAATCGACGAAGGCAAGCGGATCGACAGCGAACTGCGATTCAAAAAACCCTTCGAATCGACGAGTCAGGCGTATATGACGATGGAGGACGCGGGGCCGAATGCAACGAAAGTCCGTTGGGGATTTTCGGGATCGATGCCGCGACCGATGAATCTTATTCTGCTTGTGATGGATATGGACAAAGAGATCGGCAAGGACTTCGACGCCGGGCTCGCGAATTTGAAGACGATTCTCGAGAAAAGTCAGGGGAACTAAATGCTAAAGAATATGCTGTCGGTGGTCGCCGCGTTCATTATTGGCGGAATTTGCGTTTTTGCGATCGAAAAGATCGGACACGCGGTCTATCCGGTTCCGGCGGGACTCGATATCTTAAGGCCCGAAACGATCATCGAGTATGTGAAAAACGCGCCGGTCGGGGCGCTTCTGTTCGCGCTCGCTGCGCAATGCTTCGGGGCTTTCATCGGTGGGTTTGTTACCGCACTGATCGCGATCGCGAAGTTCCCGATGGCGATGACGTACGGTGGACTGATATTGTTTTTCGCGCTGATGAACCTGATCGTCGTGCCGCATCCGTACTGGTTTATGGCACTCGCGCTGCTGCTTCCGGTCCCGCTCGCGCTCGCCGGTTCGAACTTCGGACAGCTGTTCGCCAAACGGAGTTGAAACCCGAATTACGCAATTGAACGCCGATCTCCATTTCTCGTTGTTCGACGGAAAGATTGCGCGCGAAATAAGCAAAGCCGGGTGAACTTGACGCGTACCAGATCAGTTAAGAAAAATTCGAACATCAGGAGAAAAGCATATGGCAAAAGTAACAGGAATTGGCGGAGTATTCATTAAGAGCGCCGGCAAGGGCTCGGAACTCGCGGCGTGGTATCAGAAGAATCTCGGTATCAGCCTTGAAAGCTGGGGCGGCTCGATATTGAAATGGACTGACGACAAAGCTGAAGACGGCGGCCTTACGGTTTGGAGCACGGCGGACGCCGACAGCAAATGGTTCAGCCCCAGCGAATCGACGTTTATGATCAATTACCGGGTCGATGATATGGACGAATTGCTCGCGTCGTTGCGGGAGAATGGCGTCGAGATCGTATCGGGCCCCGAATCACACGAAAACGGCAAATTCGCCTGGATAATGGACCCCGACGGCAACAAGGTCGAGCTTTGGGAGCCGATGATCTTTGACGAGAAGAATAAGGCATAAAATCAACGACCTGTAAGTCGCTTTGCAGACGTTAACGGCGTCGACGTCGGTCGCGTCTTAGCGTATTCCAACCGTTCACGCCGCACCCGCGAAGAGCGCTTCACGAATTCACAGCGGTCGACGACGGCGAATGCATAAAGTGTTTCGCGGGAAGTTCCTTCTTATGCGTAGTTTGGGTTAACATTCTTCCTGTGAAAAAACTCAGCGCATCATTTCTGTATCTGGCCCTGCTTCTCGCGGGGTTGCTTCAGTTGGGGCTGGCGCAGGATCCGCGGCCGGTGTTTCAGGGTTCGACGTCGGTTCAGGTCGACACGACCTCGCGGCCGATCGCGAAGCAGGAAAAACGCGCGTTTTCCTTTGAGGCGGATCAGGTTTACTTCTCGAACCAGTTCGACGGAGCGCGTTTGACCGAGATCGCGCGCACCGGCGATAACGCCTATACGATCACGATCACGCCTGAGAATACGCCGGTGAATATGAGTCCGTGGTATGCGTTCCGCGTCCGTTCACTCAAGAAAAAGGACATCTACGTGACGCTCGAGTATCCCGAATCGGCGCGTCATCGCTATTCTCCCCAGATCAGCAAAGACGGCAAAGAGTGGAAGCCGCTGGAATCCGCTCGAATCGAAGAGATCGGCAACGACCCGAACGACAAAAGCGCCACGGCGCGCCCGAAAAGCGTCAGACTTCGTCTGAGCGTGGGCCGCAAACCGCTCTGGATCTCAGCCCAGGAATTGCAGAATTCGGCACAGGTCTTCGCTTGGATGGAAAGACTCGCGCGGAAAAAGAAGCTCAAGATCGAAGAGATCGGCAAAAGCACGGAGGGACGTCCGCTGCGGATGCTGACAATCGGAAATCCGAAAGCGAAGAAGTTCGTCTTAGTGATCTCCCGGCAACATCCGCCGGAGGTTACGGGGTATTTCGCGATGCAGGCGTTCGTCGAACGCATCGCCTACAAATCGAAACTCTCAAAGGAATTCCGAAAGGACTGGGCAATGTACGTCGTCCCGCTGATGAATCCCGACGGTGTCGACAACGGTCAATGGCGCCACAACTCGGGCGGCATCGACCTGAATCGCGACTGGGAGGCGTTCAATCAACCGGAAACCATCGCCGTTAGGGAATTTCTGAAACGGCGCGAATTGGAATCTGGCGGCAAATTCTATTTCGGAATCGATTTCCACTCGACGTGGGACGACATCTACTATCCGATGGAAAGGAGATTTACCGATACGAATCTGCCCGGACTGACCTGGAACTGGCTCGACGCGATCAAAAGGTCGATCCCGAATTACGAGCCCAACATTCGCCCGAACGACAAACTCGAACCGACCATCGTTTCCCGAAACTACTTTATGAAGGCGCACAAAATGGAGGCGATCGTTTTCGAGATCGGGGACAATACGCCGCGTGATTTCATCCGCGAAAAGGGCCGGGTCGGCGCCGACGAACTTATGAAACTGCTTTTAGAGGCGCAGTAAAAACCAAAGGAAGGTCCGCTTTGAGTTCCGATAATTGTTCCATACCGTGCAATCTTTGCGGCTCGACCGATGTCGAGGAGCTGAGTCTGGTCGACCGCGACTCAAGCTATCTGCGGACCGTGATATGCACCAATTGCGGCCTCGTCTGGTCGGACCCGAGACCTGACGCCGACGCGATCAAGAACTATTACACAAAAGACTATCGCATCGCTTACAAAGGCCGATACACGCCGAAACTGAAACACGTTTATCGGGCCGGAGATATCGCAAAGTCGAGATATTCGGCGGTCAAAAATCTCCTCTCACCGAGCGACTCGATCCTGGACGTGGGCGCCGGCGGCGGAGAATTCGTTTACCTGATGCGAGAGCTCGGATTTGACGCCCGCGCGATCGAGCCGAATGAAGGTTACGGGAACTACGCAAAAGACGAACTCGGGTTGCCGGTCGAGATCGGCTTCATTCAGCAGGCAACGTTGCCCGACGATTTCTATCATTTGGTCACGATCCACCACGTGCTCGAACATCTCGACGATCCGCGTGCCGTGCTCGAAAAAGTTCGTCGTTCGATGCGCGATAACGGAGTCCTCGCGATCGAGGTCCCAAATGTCGAGGGTGTTTGTTTCGCGCCGCGCCAGCGGTTCCATAACGCTCATTTATACAGTTTCAATTCAACGACGCTGCGGCTTATCGGCGAGAGCGCGGGATTCTCGATCGAAAGCCAGGGCCAGTCCGAAGACGGCGGCGTGATCACGGCGATCTTCCGCAAGACAACCGCGTCTCCCGTCAAGGCAACGATCGAAAGCGAAAACTTCAACCGTATAGCGTCGGTTGTCCGTTCGCATTCAGCGAGATCTTACTATTCGAGCAAATGGCCTTACACCCGGCGACTGGATAAGCTCCGGCGGTATTTCAACGAACGCGAAGCCATTAGAAGCGCGAAAAACGGGCGCGAAGTACTCGAGTCGGTCTTCGCCAGCAAACCAACCTGATGCCGAAGAAACGGAGCAAACTTCAAAACAACGCGGAACTGATCGCGATGCGGTCGCTTCTTGGCGCAATCGGAGCGTTGCCTTTCAAAACCTCGCTGCGCTTCGGAAAAGCAGTCGGTCGCTTTCTCTCCAAGCGATTTCCGAGGCTTCTCAAGACGGCGCGGCGCAATCTTGAGATCGCGATGCCGGAGATCACGGAAGAGGAAAAAGAACGGATCGTCCGTGGCACGTTCGAATCGCTGGGACGGCATCTCGGTTTCGTTTCGCACTTCAAGAGGTTCAAACACGAGGACGTGCGTGACCTCGTTGACATCGTCGGACGCGAGAATTTCTACGAGGCCCACGCGCGCGGAAAGGGCATCTTGTTCTTTACGGGTCATTTCGGGAGTTGGGAGGTTTTCAATCTCCTGCCGCCGGCGTTCGGCTATGAAATGAATATTCTCGTCCGGCGCATCGATAATCCGTTGGTCGAGGACTTTGTCGATCAAATGCGGACGCGATTCGGTTCAGTCACGCTCGACAAAATGAAATCAGCCAGGACAATGTTCCGAATCCTGAAGAAAGGCGAACTCCTGGGAATACTGGCTGACCTGAACGTCCAGGAAAAAGACGGCGTGTTCGTTGATTTTTTCGGCGTTCCGGCCTCAACGACGACGAGCATCGCCAAGCTCGCGCTCAATACCGGCGCCGCCGTGCTTCCGGCGTTCGCGGTCTGGGACGAAGAAAAACAAAAGTATGTCGTTTATCTCGAACCCGAAATTCCCTACGATGCGACCGACAAATCAGATGAACATGTTGTCCGCTTGACGCAA contains the following coding sequences:
- a CDS encoding lysophospholipid acyltransferase family protein, translated to MPKKRSKLQNNAELIAMRSLLGAIGALPFKTSLRFGKAVGRFLSKRFPRLLKTARRNLEIAMPEITEEEKERIVRGTFESLGRHLGFVSHFKRFKHEDVRDLVDIVGRENFYEAHARGKGILFFTGHFGSWEVFNLLPPAFGYEMNILVRRIDNPLVEDFVDQMRTRFGSVTLDKMKSARTMFRILKKGELLGILADLNVQEKDGVFVDFFGVPASTTTSIAKLALNTGAAVLPAFAVWDEEKQKYVVYLEPEIPYDATDKSDEHVVRLTQAITSTVERFVRKYPEQWLWIHKRWNTRPKGEKGLY
- a CDS encoding methyltransferase domain-containing protein, coding for MSSDNCSIPCNLCGSTDVEELSLVDRDSSYLRTVICTNCGLVWSDPRPDADAIKNYYTKDYRIAYKGRYTPKLKHVYRAGDIAKSRYSAVKNLLSPSDSILDVGAGGGEFVYLMRELGFDARAIEPNEGYGNYAKDELGLPVEIGFIQQATLPDDFYHLVTIHHVLEHLDDPRAVLEKVRRSMRDNGVLAIEVPNVEGVCFAPRQRFHNAHLYSFNSTTLRLIGESAGFSIESQGQSEDGGVITAIFRKTTASPVKATIESENFNRIASVVRSHSARSYYSSKWPYTRRLDKLRRYFNEREAIRSAKNGREVLESVFASKPT
- a CDS encoding VOC family protein, with protein sequence MAKVTGIGGVFIKSAGKGSELAAWYQKNLGISLESWGGSILKWTDDKAEDGGLTVWSTADADSKWFSPSESTFMINYRVDDMDELLASLRENGVEIVSGPESHENGKFAWIMDPDGNKVELWEPMIFDEKNKA
- a CDS encoding SRPBCC family protein — protein: MKFLKILGAIVLLLIAALAALVFLTKTDYKVEREVTINKPRAEVFSYAKMLKNQNDWGPWVKQDPSIKLNYKGNDGEPGFTSSWESNMENVGVGEQEIKKIDEGKRIDSELRFKKPFESTSQAYMTMEDAGPNATKVRWGFSGSMPRPMNLILLVMDMDKEIGKDFDAGLANLKTILEKSQGN